The nucleotide window TCAGGCCCGCGGGCAGCGCCTGCGTACCCCTAAAGGCTCTGGCACCCGCCCTACCAGTGAGCGGGTACGGGAAGCCCTTTTTAACATTTTGGGCCCGCGGGTAATAGAAGCATTGTTTCTCGACCTTTTTGCCGGAAGCGGGGCGGTGGGCCTGGAAGCCTTAAGCCGGGGGGCGAAGGAGGCCTTTTTTATAGAACACGACCGCCGTGCCCTGTCATGCTTGAAGGCCAACTTGCAGGCAACGGGCTTTAACGACAGGGCCCACATCCTGGCCATGGATGTACGCCGGGCCCTGGCGGAGCTGCGGCGACGGGACCTGGTTTTCGACCTAATTTTTGTTGATCCCCCCTACCGGATGGGTTGGGGCGATATAATCCTACCGGCGATTGTACCCCTTGTTTTACCGGCAGGCTTGGTAATCATGGAAACAGCAGCGGTTGAAGCGGTACCGGAAAACGCCGATATGAAATTGACGTGTAGACGGATTTACGGCGACACGGCATTAAACTTTTATCAGAGGGTAGGAGGGCTGGCTGATGGAGTTTCTGAGCCTGATTGAAGAGATGGAAAAATTGATTGAAAAAAGTCCCCATATCC belongs to Moorella humiferrea and includes:
- the rsmD gene encoding 16S rRNA (guanine(966)-N(2))-methyltransferase RsmD, producing the protein MLRIIAGQARGQRLRTPKGSGTRPTSERVREALFNILGPRVIEALFLDLFAGSGAVGLEALSRGAKEAFFIEHDRRALSCLKANLQATGFNDRAHILAMDVRRALAELRRRDLVFDLIFVDPPYRMGWGDIILPAIVPLVLPAGLVIMETAAVEAVPENADMKLTCRRIYGDTALNFYQRVGGLADGVSEPD